One Halichondria panicea chromosome 6, odHalPani1.1, whole genome shotgun sequence genomic window carries:
- the LOC135337305 gene encoding uncharacterized protein LOC135337305 codes for MIRGPGLLVLLLVGASLMSAVIATSYIENCHHPDAVNISAAVGTINSTQVVTVQWDSTIRPLYREYYCLGSRRYSVYVLTFGQEQLDDYVDNGPVMSVPSMLYINTNKPRETHYTLPPPVRRDLYYIFQIQNRRSTVYTGVSYLYKQFTSPIFYFGEQRSPYFLESDDITLTVSKGDTVTIQCPAGGAPPPHVLLIRDGRVLGTITETGYQITVSVSDVGDYYCSASSIHVNPPHLKRRLTVNKKVTIKLAVSLEPNPNQSSCQTYNSRMCRNYIHEDTNVLVNNETEVLESTIRKQIGLINTYTATHYANLTYVATGITEETIDQCSDFIRGIACNSVYPYCDASSTNSHPVPRPLCKHTCDILRAEGFCSFFLDQSFLEEYRYQLSPLRDALFASCDNRTTPGGESPECIYVSLDSPVVDSLGEDVVEQLECVKGNGRSYAGHLSRTISGLPCQSWYSQSPNAHSIVPAHFQLELYGANFSCRNPGGLGERPWCYTARGSGRWEYCNPPHCHTCEMYGGQFCSSLSGYRERSVYVNREGWSSVSLGDIEGSMVGLYHSLGGNGLSPACQNALTLLICHGSLPFCKEGGSPSPLSSCVDHCTLVDEIRLACPVKVLSELTSRWNSTHRVTQLLGPDCSLLSGQHCMPSPTTITTTQAVSNCYNSRDYGQSYGGPHSHTVSNLPCMDWSETNTSFTATLYPELVGAGSTCRNPGQWAKALWCFNNQGLVEPCLVESCSTVGEGTTAESVDTEVLIQSSAMPTLSTALGGAIGTLVLSILLV; via the exons CCACAAGTTATATAGAAAACTGCCATCATCCTGATGCTGTGAACATTAGTGCTGCAGTGGGAACCATCAACTCTACTCAGGTGGTCACAGTACAATGGGACTCTACTATTCGTCCTCTATACAGAGAATATTATTGTCTTGGCTCTCGCAGATATTCTGTATATGTGTTGACGTTTGGGCAAGAACAGCTTGATGATTACGTAGACAATGGTCCCGTGATGTCAGTACCATCAATGTTGTACATCAACACCAACAAGCCACGGGAAACACACTATACACTCCCCCCGCCAGTCAGGAGAGACCTCTACTACATTTTCCAGATACAGAACAGACGTAGTACGGTATATACTGGAGTATCCTACCTCTACAAGCAGTTCACCTCTCCCATCTTTTACTTTGGGGAACAAA gaTCTCCCTATTTCCTGGAGAGTGATGAcatcacactgacagtgaGTAAGGGGGACACTGTCACTATACAGTGTCCAGCTGGAggtgccccaccccctcatgtCCTCCTCATACGTGATGGCCGTGTGTTGGGTACAATAACAGAAACTGGATATCAGATAACTGTGTCAGTGTCTGATGTTGGGGACTATTACTGCTCTGCCTCCAGTATTCATGTGAACCCTCCACACCTCAAGAGACGTCTCACTGTTAACAAAAAGGTCACCATCAAGTTAGCAG TGTCCTTGGAACCTAACCCTAATCAATC TTCTTGTCAAACTTACAACAGTCGTATGTGTCGTAACTATATCCATGAAGATACCAATGTCCTGGTCAATAATGAAACAGAGGTGTTGGAAAGCACCATTCGTAAACAGATTGGGTTAATAAATACCTACACCGCCACTCACTATGCTAACCTGACCTACGTGGCCACTGGTATCACTGAAGAAACCATTGATCAATGCTCTGACTTTATTCGAGGCATTGCTTGTAACAGTGTTTACCCTTATTGTGACGCCAGCTCTACCAATAGTCATCCTGTACCACGACCTCTCTGCAAGCACACTTGTGATATTCTCAGAGCTGAAGGATTCTGTAGCTTTTTTCTGGACCAATCTTTCCTTGAGGAGTACCGTTATCAACTCTCTCCATTGCGTGACGCTCTGTTTGCTAGCTGTGATAATCGCACTACCCCTGGAGGAGAGAGCCCAGAGTGTATCTATGTGTCCTTAGACAGTCCTGTGGTAG ATAGCCTTGGTGAGGATGTAGTGGAACAATTGGAGTGTGTTAAAGGCAATGGTAGAAGTTACGCTGGTCACCTCTCACGCACTATCAGTGGGTTACCTTGTCAGTCCTGGTACTCACAGTCACCCAACGCCCACTCTATTGTCCCTGCTCACTTCCAACTGGAGCTGTATGGTGCTAACTTCTCTTGTCGTAACCCAGGTGGACTAGGGGAGCGACCATGGTGCTACACAGCTAGAGGCAGTGGGCGGTGGGAATACTGCAACCCTCCACATTGTC ATACTTGTGAGATGTATGGTGGTCAGTTCTGCTCCTCACTGTCTGGCTACAGAGAGAGAAGTGTGTACGTGAATCGTGAGGGTTGGAGCAGTGTATCACTGGGTGATATAGAGGGGAGCATGGTGGGCCTGTATCACAGTCTAGGGGGAAATGGACTGAGCCCTGCCTGTCAAAATGCTCTCACTCTCCTTATATGTCATGGATCACTGCCATTCTGCAAGGAAGGAG GTTCTCCTAGTCCCCTGTCCTCTTGTGTGGACCACTGCACACTGGTAGACGAGATTAGGTTAGCCTGTCCTGTCAAGGTCCTGTCGGAGCTGACGTCACGTTGGAACTCTACTCATCGTGTAACTCAACTACTAGGCCCTGATTGCAGCCTCTTATCTGGTCAGCACTGTATGCCCTCCCCCACAACCATCACCACCACTCAAGCTGTTAgca ATTGCTACAACAGCAGGGACTATGGCCAGAGCTATGGTggcccacactcacacactgtATCTAACCTGCCTTGTATGGACTGGAGCGAGACTAACACTAGTTTCACTGCTACTCTTTACCCGGAGCTAGTGGGAGCTGGTAGCACATGCAGGAATCCAGGACAGTGGGCCAAAGCTCTGTGGTGCTTCAACAACCAGGGCTTAGTTGAGCCATGTCTGGTTGAATCATGCTCCACTGTTGGTGAGGGTACCACAGCGGAATCTGTTGATACTGAAGTACTTATTCAGAGCTCAGCTATGCCAACATTGTCCACTGCACTAGGTGGAGCAATTGGTACACTAGTACTATCAATTCTTCTTGTATAG